The Prochlorococcus marinus XMU1408 region TAATCCATCCTTTCCAGCTATTTTGGTTTTGATTTTTTTTTGATCCAGTTGATGTCATGAATTTTTTTTGTTTTAGTTTCTTGTTAGAAAAATTTCTACAAAATTTGAAATAGTTGTTCTTTTGGAAATTTCATTAGCACGATACAATTTTTTTATTAGCTTAGAGCTCCTCAAAACTCTAGTAGCAAAGGGAATGAAACATATTATCCTTTGCCCTGGAAGTAGATCAGGACCTCTTGCTTTAGCGGCGGCAAGTTTATATAAAAAAAAAGAATTAATTCTAATAACATCTATTGATGAAAGATCGGCTGCTTTCCTTGCATTGGGAATAAGTGCTGCAAGTGGTCAAGTGACTTGCGTTATTACAACTTCTGGAACTGCAGTCGCTAATCTTTTGCCTGCAGCAGTTGAGGCAGATAGATCATGCCACCCCCTTTTGTTTTTAACCGCAGATAGACCTTTGAGATTAAAAGAATGTGGTGCGAATCAAGCAGTGAATCAAGAGGATTTCTTGAAGTCTGTTTGTAGACATTATGATGAAACTCCTAGAGAAGGAATTCATTTAATTTCTAGAGAAAGACTTAATTCTCTAGTAGGAAAGTCGTTTGAAATGGCTAAAAATATTCCTGGTCCAGTTCATATAAACCTCCCTTATGAAGAGCCTTTGCACCCTTGTGTGCTTGATCAAAAAGAAGTTATAAATGGATGGGAAATTGATGGATTTTCAACAAAAAAAATCACTTCAAGTTCGGGAGATTTTCTTTCAAATGTTTCATCTTTGAAGCTTCCAAGATTAGATCCATTTTCATTAGGAATAATAATTGTTGGTCCTTGGAGGGGGAAAGCAAAACAACTTGATTCTTTTAGAAATGCATTAAAAAAATGGCAAAAATTATCTGGATGGCCAATTCTTGCGGATCCACTTTCTGGAGTTGAAAATAATCAAGAGGGATTGATAAAGCACTGGAATCTTATTCTCTCAACAAGTTTATTTGAAACAGTTAAGCAAATCCAAGTTTTACGATTGGGGCCATTACCTCCAAGTAGAGAATTACAATTTTGGCTAGAGAAACCTGGAAAAATTCAATTACTTATTACTGAGGGAGATTATAGAAATCTTGATCCTATTGGTGGTTCAACTCAATTTAG contains the following coding sequences:
- the menD gene encoding 2-succinyl-5-enolpyruvyl-6-hydroxy-3-cyclohexene-1-carboxylic-acid synthase; its protein translation is MEISLARYNFFISLELLKTLVAKGMKHIILCPGSRSGPLALAAASLYKKKELILITSIDERSAAFLALGISAASGQVTCVITTSGTAVANLLPAAVEADRSCHPLLFLTADRPLRLKECGANQAVNQEDFLKSVCRHYDETPREGIHLISRERLNSLVGKSFEMAKNIPGPVHINLPYEEPLHPCVLDQKEVINGWEIDGFSTKKITSSSGDFLSNVSSLKLPRLDPFSLGIIIVGPWRGKAKQLDSFRNALKKWQKLSGWPILADPLSGVENNQEGLIKHWNLILSTSLFETVKQIQVLRLGPLPPSRELQFWLEKPGKIQLLITEGDYRNLDPIGGSTQFSEGFSYWVNKSIGSISTLPKTNKNIISEKFTSELIKYDLFINNWLDKRLLRKAIITEPALARLLPRLLPKSIPVMLASSSPIRDWLNYSGEGAFLRRCFGFRGASGIDGTLSMGMGLSIIMGRMILVTGDLALLHDTNGWLFSKDRNISLIVIMIDNGGGGIFNQLNIDQVEEGDFKEIFLMPQQVCPLTLAKAYGVKYKQVACIDDLEQAIEWSFSLSTNALIRVCTNSIEDHKLRVSLRNDLKKRLPENLLSFD